One genomic region from Athalia rosae chromosome 3, iyAthRosa1.1, whole genome shotgun sequence encodes:
- the LOC105687285 gene encoding uncharacterized protein LOC105687285, whose protein sequence is MKLKITLESALTVTKYGLIPILCWPLPRGSSTTVIFRHNVIWTIAVLQLILTIAAACFTVYDNRHDFSHAVKVMTEIGALCSIVAKMVICKIEGPRIQALLTELQEFVSQADQDEQDLLQRYVDNCLYPHLLIFGSAIFGPAAFIVGPSMTLEPLPSDTRYPFSIENTWVRVSLYISQSICIVQVGCMVIVDILFAILLWYVSARFEMLSIEFERATTVDELNRCAKKHQELIRIVNELKDITRIVAVEVSVIALYAVTTGGFVLMRRPTLFELSKYVLFEIGSVMELFVFAWPAGNLIDVSEKIGDAAFGCGWIGKSSSMHRNVLMVIQRSRDPIVISVNGVLPTLSLEFFGSVRTPSSIFNFTACLSSTKVTNQPGLLDRKSFIRVEQKNFREKSPPIMRLFREIPFDSVIRFTKSTIQITACFPPPQDADKQEKIRFEIYRAFSTLFSLGWAIHLFYGTYVYGRDLESFLLCICDLSPLFTGTVKLFLCAYAQHEFQSCVMDLEKYLKKAKPKELDFLKEWTNDHIGLYLLLLVVSMICAVGYSLSPLYMDLPLPGRTPYPFELTGARRYFIWSVQLVAIVQTTLLVHVDYEFAVLLWVTTVRFSFLADELSGTDDLEHLRACLKKHQKLLQIADEVVSITRLICGACVLNYSIGLVCAALQILGNSGIISKIRYVTYAMVGLLQIFLLSWPAESLMHASESIGYAAYSSNWIGKSREITTLLSIVMQRSTKPVIVSVGIFIPALNFAYYASFLSMSFSFFTTLRATTATST, encoded by the exons ATGAAGTTGAAAATAACGCTCGAGTCCGCTTTGACGGTCACAAAATACGGTCTTATACCGATTCTCTGTTGGCCATTACCGCGAGGATCCAGCACCACGGTGATATTTCGGCATAACGTCATCTGGACGATCGCGGTGCTCCAATTGATATTGACGATCGCGGCAGCTTGCTTCACAGTCTACGACAACAGACACGATTTTAGCCATGCAGTGAAAGTTATGACCGAGATAGGCGCCTTATGTTCGATAGTCGCGAAAATGGTGATTTGCAAAATTGAAGGACCTCGTATTcag GCACTTCTGACTGAATTGCAAGAGTTCGTGAGTCAAGCAGATCAGGATGAACAGGACCTTCTTCAGCGTTACGTCGATAACTGCCTGTACCCGCATCTGCTAATTTTCGGCAGTGCGATTTTTGGTCCAGCAGCGTTCATCGTTGGACCGTCGATGACCTTGGAGCCGCTCCCATCGGACACGAGGTACCCTTTTTCTATCGAGAACACGTGGGTTCGGGTCAGCTTGTACATATCGCAGAGCATATGCATCGTCCAAGTCGGATGTATGGTGATCGTTGATATTCTTTTCGCCATTCTGCTGTGGTACGTTAGCGCAAGGTTCGAAATGTTATCCATCGAATTCGAAAGAGCGACTACCGTCGACGAATTGAATCGGTGTGCCAAAAAACATCAAGAATTGATAAG AATCGTTAACGAACTGAAAGACATTACGCGCATTGTTGCTGTCGAAGTAAGCGTAATTGCCCTGTACGCAGTAACAACCGGTGGCTTTGTACTTATGCGG CGCCCGACACTTTTCGAATTATCAAAGTACGTATTATTCGAGATCGGATCGGTAATGGAGCTGTTCGTGTTCGCCTGGCCAGCAGGCAATTTGATTGACGTT AGCGAGAAAATCGGTGACGCTGCTTTTGGCTGcggttggatcggaaaatcttcaTCGATGCATCGAAACGTATTGATGGTCATCCAACGATCGCGGGACCCGATAGTCATCTCCGTAAATGGCGTGCTTCCGACGTTGTCGCTTGAATTTTTCGGATCAGTACGTACGCCGTCATCCATTTTCAACTTTACTGCCTGCCT TTCGTCGACGAAAGTAACCAACCAACCTGGACTGCTTGACAGGAAAAGTTTTATTCgagtagaacaaaaaaattttagagaaaaaagCCCACCAATAATGCGACTATTCAGAGAAATTCCATTCGACAGTGTGATTCGTTTTACTAAAAGCACCATTCAAATAACCGCATGTTTTCCACCCCCACAAGATGCGGATaagcaagaaaaaattcgattcgaaatatATCGCGCTTTTAGCACTCTTTTTTCACTCGGATGGGCCATTCATCTCTTTTATGGTACCTACGTTTACGGCCGCGATCTAGAAAGCTTTCTACTTTGTATCTGCGATCTCAGTCCGCTATTCACCGGAACCGTAAAATTGTTCCTTTGCGCCTACGCCCAACACGAATTCCAG TCTTGCGTGAtggatttggaaaaatatctgaaaaaagCGAAGCCCAAGGAGCTGGATTTTCTCAAAGAATGGACCAACGATCACATCGGACTTTACCTCCTATTGTTAGTGGTGTCAATGATTTGCGCGGTTGGATATTCCCTCAGTCCTCTGTACATGGACCTGCCGTTACCGGGACGTACTCCGTATCCATTCGAACTTACGGGAGCGCGAAGATATTTCATATGGAGTGTACAATTAGTGGCTATTGTACAGACGACGCTACTCGTTCACGTCGATTACGAATTCGCGGTTCTTTTGTGGGTTACCACGGTCAGATTCTCATTTCTCGCCGACGAATTGTCGGGTACCGATGATCTCGAACACCTTCGAGCGTGCCTGAAAAAACATCAGAAATTACTGCA AATTGCGGATGAGGTGGTATCGATAACTCGTCTGATTTGCGGTGCTTGCGTACTGAATTATAGTATAGGATTGGTGTGCGCCGCTCTTCAGATATTGGGG AATTCGGgcattatttcgaaaatccgGTACGTCACCTACGCTATGGTCGGTCTGCTGCAAATATTTCTTCTATCCTGGCCGGCTGAAAGTCTCATGCACGCT AGTGAGTCCATCGGCTATGCAGCCTACAGTTCGaattggattggaaaatcgcGAGAAATAACTACCCTGTTGTCTATAGTCATGCAAAGATCAACGAAACCGGTCATTGTTTCGGTCGGTATATTTATTCCCGCTCTGAATTTCGCTTATTACGCATCG TTCCTATCGATGTCGTTCTCATTCTTCACTACGCTTCGAGCGACTACAGCTACCAGCACCTGA
- the LOC105687253 gene encoding CDP-diacylglycerol--glycerol-3-phosphate 3-phosphatidyltransferase, mitochondrial, with protein MKDNIVGTLRRFYGLKFPGANLEQRLNGIRNSLVVSRCKSHIAMLDEEKYTEVETLSQETTNFSWLQKVAPGFPADGSKITIIHKPSEFYSLLVKKCRTAQFRITLASLYLGTGKLEADLVEAIRSNLQNTSDGNLKVKILLDYMRGSRGQNNSRTMLKPLLDRQWAEFCSISLYHTPKLRGFLKAIIPQRFNELVGLQHMKLYIFDDTLVISGANLSHGYFTNRQDRYVVIEDCKDLCDFYSKIVDRVCEFSFRLLPDGSETFDSDISKHPFKGKRKEFTNAVAARIKSLFENEMRKRSEITKHDSVSEADTWIFPLIEMGQLNIKHDSMVTLKLIQSAPAGATLRLATGYFNLIPAYKKALINNSRANFQLLTAHPTANGFFGAKGVAGSIPAAYTKIEKSFCKACEAVGQEKRVTLWEFARTGWTYHAKGLWYTLPGHQKPCLTLIGSPNFGYRSVSKDLETQVALVTKNERLQEALQNEQARLFSSACPVNSQSFTGRDRAVPIWVCAAVVLFRYFF; from the exons aTGAAAGATAATATTGTGGGAACCCTAAGGAG ATTTTACGGACTAAAATTTCCTGGAGCAAACTTGGAGCAACGGCTAAATGGGATAAGAAATAGTTTAGTTGTATCGAGATGTAAAAGTCACATTGCGATGCTTGATGAAGAGAAATACACCGAGGTGGAGACACTCTCTCAAGAAACAACAAACTTCTCTTGGCTTCAAAAGGTGGCTCCAGGATTTCCAGCAGATGGTTCTAAG ATTACAATCATCCATAAGCCAAGTGAATTTTACTCCCTTCTGGTCAAGAAATGCAGAACAGCACAATTTAGGATTACCTTGGCATCCTTGTACTTGGGGACAGGGAAACTTGAAGCTGACCTG gTAGAAGCCATTAGAAGTAACTTACAAAACACCAGCGatggaaatttgaaagttaagaTCCTCCTGGACTACATGCGAGGATCTCGAGGACAAAATAATTCCCGTACCATGCTTAAACCACTTTTGGATAGACAATGGGCAGAATTCTGTAGCATATCCCTTTACCACACACCAAAACTTCGTGGTTTTTTGAAGGCAATTATACCTCAGCGTTTCAACGAGTTGGTCGGACTTCAGCACATGAAACTTTACATATTTGATGATACCTTAGTCATAAGCGG TGCTAATCTAAGCCATGGTTACTTCACCAATCGTCAGGATCGCTATGTGGTCATAGAAGACTGTAAAGACCTCTGcgatttttactcgaaaattgTAGATAGAGTTTGCGAGTTCAGTTTTCGCCTTTTGCCTGACGGCAGTGAAACTTTCGACTCAGATATCAGCAAACATCCATTCAAAGGCAAAAGAAAAGAGTTCACTAATGCTGTGGCAGCGAGAATAAAGTCCTTGTTTGAaaacgagatgagaaaaagatcAGAGATAACTAAACACG ATTCCGTCTCTGAAGCCGACACCTGGATATTTCCTCTCATTGAAATGGGGCAACTGAATATCAAACACGATAGCATGGTCACACTTAAACTCATACAGAGTGCGCCGGCAGGCGCTACCCTCAGACTGGCCACAggatattttaatttaatcCCAGCTTACAAAAAAGcgttaataaataatagcAGAGCAAATTTCCAACTTCTCACTGCACATCCCACGGCCAATGGCTTCTTCG GTGCGAAGGGAGTGGCAGGCAGTATACCCGCGGCTTACaccaaaatagaaaaatcctTTTGTAAAGCCTGCGAGGCTGTTGGTCAGGAGAAGAGAGTAACGTTATGGGAATTTGCGCGTACAGGCTGGACCTACCACGCAAAGGGACTCTGGTATACACTACCTGGACACCAAAAGCCGTGTCTTACACTCATCGGTTCTCCAAACTTTG GGTACCGATCTGTGAGCAAAGATTTAGAAACTCAGGTGGCATTGGtgacgaaaaacgaaagactCCAAGAAGCGTTGCAGAATGAACAAGCCAGGCTGTTCTCAAGTGCTTGTCCCGTAAACAGTCAATCTTTTACTGGACGGGATCGTGCTGTGCCAATATGGGTCTGCGCCGCAGTCGTTCTCTTCCGAtactttttttaa